The Ignavibacteria bacterium sequence AAGTAGTTATTTAACGGTTAAAAAGGCAAGTGGACGAAAGGATAATAAAAATTGGAGGAGCTGACTACAATTACAAGTACAGAGTCAGTAAGAAAGCCAAGTATATGAGGCTGCAGGTTAGTCAGGAGAAGGGGCTGGAACTTGTGGTTCCCTATGGCGTAACGTTCAGGGAAGCTGAACACTTTCTAATGAGCAAAAGTGACTGGGTAATTAAGCACGCCGGCAAGCTCTCTGCGAGGGAGGAAAGCTTCCATTTTCTGGGCACCCGGCTTACGGTAGATCACAAGTACGATGCTCTAATACGCAGGCACCGCCTGGAGCTCAAGGACAGTACGCTGAAAATATTGAGTCCTGCCGACGACCTGATACCGCTTAGGAGCATTTACAGCGCGTGGCTGAAGTTGAAAGCGGAAAACTATATACCCCAAAGGGTAAGGGAAATTGCCCAGAAGTATGGCTTCTTTGTAAACAGGATATCCATAAGAGGGCAAAAGACGCGCTGGGGGAGCTGTTCGAGAGGAAACAATTTATCGTTTAATTTCAGGCTCATGGCATATAACAGGGATATAATAGATTATGTAATTGTCCATGAGCTCTGCCATACAAAAGAGATGAACCATTCAAAAAGGTTCTGGGCTCTGGTTGAAAAAATTGTTCCTGATTATAAGGCACTGAGAAAAGAACTAAAGAAAATAGCATAAAATTAAAAGTATCAGCAGAAAACGACTATGATGACAGACGTAAGAACAAAGCATGCAATATCAATTTGGGAAAAGCTCTTTCATACTTATGAAAAGTACAGGAAGATGCAGGTTAAAACCGTTTTTGAACATCACCTTACCGGGCCGCAGTACAGCGTTCTGGAGGTGCTCTTTAGCGCAGGTCCAATGCCTTTGAAGAAAATCGGGGAAAAGCTTTATGTTTCAGGGGCAAACATTACCTGTGTGGTGGATAACCTGGAAAAAGAGGAACTCGTACGCAGGGTTCCGTCTTCAGACGACAGGAGGATTATAATAGCTGAGCTGACAAGCAAGGGAAGGGAAAAAATTGAAAAGCTTTTTCCCCTCCAGGCTCAGAATATACTTAAAATGACAGAGGCCCTGAGCCACGATGAGCAGGAAGAGCTGATGAAACTCCTGAACAAGCTTGATACGGAAGGCAAAGAGGATTAGAGTCAGCTGAGAGCTTAAGAAGAAAAGAGCGGCAGACGCCTGCTCTTTACTTTCTTATCATTACAAGTGAAAGCCATTCTTCCATCTGTTTTTTGTCTATTACGGTAAACCCTTCATTTCCGTAGCGGTCGGTTATATCCTGTTCGTCGGAAAATAAAAGTCCGGAAAGAATAAGCGCCCCTTCAGGCTTCACGTGGGAAGAAAGATCGCGGCTTATTTCCATGAGTATATTTTTATTTATGTTTGCGAGCACAAGGTCGAAGTTCTTTTCTTCCACCTGGCTGACTTCACCAAGCTTTATTTCCACTTTATTGCTTACGCCGTTAACCTGGCAGTTTTCGATCCCGTTGTCGAAACACCATTCATCGTTATCAATTGCAACGGCGTGTGAGGCCCCGAGCCTGACGGCAGCAATAGCCAGTACGCCTGTTCCGGTTCC is a genomic window containing:
- a CDS encoding M48 family metallopeptidase; the encoded protein is MDERIIKIGGADYNYKYRVSKKAKYMRLQVSQEKGLELVVPYGVTFREAEHFLMSKSDWVIKHAGKLSAREESFHFLGTRLTVDHKYDALIRRHRLELKDSTLKILSPADDLIPLRSIYSAWLKLKAENYIPQRVREIAQKYGFFVNRISIRGQKTRWGSCSRGNNLSFNFRLMAYNRDIIDYVIVHELCHTKEMNHSKRFWALVEKIVPDYKALRKELKKIA
- a CDS encoding MarR family transcriptional regulator — encoded protein: MMTDVRTKHAISIWEKLFHTYEKYRKMQVKTVFEHHLTGPQYSVLEVLFSAGPMPLKKIGEKLYVSGANITCVVDNLEKEELVRRVPSSDDRRIIIAELTSKGREKIEKLFPLQAQNILKMTEALSHDEQEELMKLLNKLDTEGKED